DNA from Saccharicrinis carchari:
CACGAGTTTTCCAACATGCTGGATAATTTTATGGATAGAAATCCCGAACGCAACCTGTGCGGACACAATGCCAGGGAGTTTGACTTTCCTTACATCGCACGACGCATCCTTATTAACGGTTTGCGGCTCCCACAGTCGTTAAATATAGCCGGGAAAAAACCCTGGGAGGTAAAATTCTTGGATACGCTGGATCTGTGGAAGTTTGGCGATTACAAGCATTACACCTCTTTAAATCTGCTCACAACCATATTTAATATTCCCTCGCCCAAGGACGATATTGATGGTAGCCAGGTGGCAGGGGTATATTATAACGAAAAGGATTTGGATCGGATAGCGATGTACTGCGAAAAGGATGTGTTGGCTACGGCTCAGTTGCTTTTACGTTTTATGGGCAAGCCATTGATAGAACAGGAGTATTTTGAAAGGGTAATATAGCCCATTGCTTTAATGGGCTATATTTTGATTTATTTCAGGTTGAAAATAATATTTTC
Protein-coding regions in this window:
- a CDS encoding 3'-5' exonuclease; this translates as MLDHLKPENILFIDIETVPQHENYEQVAPELQQLWDKKADYFLKEDETPADIYHRAGIYAEFGKIVCISAGVVFYVKGEMHFKVKSFANHDEKVLLHEFSNMLDNFMDRNPERNLCGHNAREFDFPYIARRILINGLRLPQSLNIAGKKPWEVKFLDTLDLWKFGDYKHYTSLNLLTTIFNIPSPKDDIDGSQVAGVYYNEKDLDRIAMYCEKDVLATAQLLLRFMGKPLIEQEYFERVI